The sequence below is a genomic window from Lysobacter stagni.
GTAGCGCTACCATGAACTTCCGCGAAACTAATCACGCTTTGCCAACCTTGTCACCATGCAGTGCAACAAATGTCTTCCGGCACCCCACGGCTCCCGGTGTCAGTTGGTTTCAGTCGAAACCGAATAACGATTACTTTCTTTTCGCCTGATAGCGTTACCACTCGTTCGTTGTTCCAACGTTGGTCATTCCGCAGGGCGGCCGGGGTGCCGTTCCACTTGCGCGGGATGCTGGCCGATGCCCAAGACGCATTGCATGGCGAAGGAGAACGCGAGTTGGAGAAGCCCGCGAAGGCAGTCCGCAGGAAAGGACGCGCCGTCACGATCGACGAAGTGGCCCTGCAGGCCGGCGTGTCCCCGATGACGGTTTCACGAGTGATCAATGGCCAGGGACAGGTGCGAGACAGCACACGCGAACGCGTGATGCGCACGGTGCACGAGCTGGGCTATCGGCCCAATCTCGCCGCCAGCACGCTGGCCGCGGCGCAGCACACCTGCATCGCGCTGATCTACACCAACCCCAGTTCGTCCTATCTGCGCGAACTGCTGGTCGGCGCGTTGAGCGGATCGGCACGCGCTGCCGCGCAGCTGGTCATCGCCAGTTGGGATGCGCTCGATGCCGACGCCCAGCGCAATGCCGCACGGCAACTGGCCGGCAACGTGGCCGGTGTCATCCTCCCTCCCCCGCTGTCGGAGTCCGAAGCGATCGTCTCGGAGTTCGTCAATGCGGGCATTCCCGTGGTGTCGATCGCATCGGGACGACTGGGCGACGACATCTCCTGCGTGCGCATCGACGACGTCCTGGCCAGCCGCGAGATCACCGAACACCTGATCCGTCACGGTCATCGCCGCATCGGCTACATCAAGGGCGACCCGCACCATACCGACAGCGAGCACCGCTTCACCGGTTTCAAGACCGCTTTGCGGGATGCAGGCATCGTGCTGGACGATGCGCTCGTCGCGCAGGGTTACTACACGTATCGCTCCGGCCTGGATGCGGCCGAACAACTGCTGTCGCTGGACGAACCGCCCACCGCGATCTTCGCCAGCAACGACGACATGGCAGCGGCGGTCGTGTCGGTCGCGCACCGGCGCGGCATCGATGTGCCGGGTGGGCTGTCGGTGGTGGGATTCGACGACACCTTCGCCGCCACCATGGTGTGGCCGGAACTCACCACCGTGCGTCAGCCCATCGCACAGATGGCCGACACCGCCATCGACATCCTGCTGCGCGCCCTGCGCCGCAGGGACGACAGTGCGCGCACCGTGATCAACCACGTGGTGCCACACCAGCTCATCGCGCGCGATTCGGTGGCGCCACTGGACGCGGCCACGTCTGCCCGGCCGCACCGCGACGCCGAGTCTCCCGAGGGCCCTCGCCCGCCGCACGGCTGACCGCCGTGCACGGCCCCGCGACGTGACCGGCCAAGGTTGCGTTTCGCGTATTTACGGATGCCGGCCCACCCACTCGATTGACTCCCCCGGATCAGATCACAGTGGACGTACCCCGCTATTTCGTCACCTATCGCCGCCCGGACAGCGGCGAAACCCGGACGTGTCCGTTCGGTCGCTTTCCCGATGCCACGTGCGCCGAACGCATCGCGCGCGCGCACTTCCGCGCTCACGGATTCGAAGTGGTTGCCATACGCGTCGAGACGCCGATCGAAGCGGCGCGCCACGCGATCTCGCGCTTCGTCACGCGCACGGCGCGGATCACGCTGGGCGTCGGCCTGACCCTGCTCGCGTATCACTACCTGTTCCGCACCGGCCCTCGCGTGGGCGACACACCGCTGGGCAAGGTCACCGTGAACATGGCCCTGACGTTCGGATTCCACGGACTGCTGATGGTCGCCGCACTGGTGTTCTGCTGGGACATCGCCTTCGGCGAAGGGCCGCACAACGGACGTTGAGCGCGCGGGCACCTGCAACGACTCAACGCCCCGGAACGGCCCGCCCCGCTTCAACGCGCACGCGACACGCCGGACTGCGCATGGCCCGTTCCGCCTTGTACGGCGTCGTGGCCGCGAACACCGCCGCACGACACGGCTCCCCTTCAGGCGGGCCATGCATGAGAGCCACCTCCAGCACGGTGACGGCGACCAGGCCCAGCAGGCTCAGCCATAGATACTTCGGATTGGGCAGGTGGTCGGACATCGCACACTCCGGTAAACCTTTACCGGACTATCGGTCGCGATGGCGGTTGACTTGATAGTGGGATGGCGGCGTCTTCGTGAATGCGGCACCCGCGTCGAGATGCGGAACAGCTTGATCGGCGGATCACCGAAGCCAGCCTTCGCATCTCACGCCCCCTAGACGGATGGAAACGAAGACTACGGCCTTCCCTTGTATGGAGGCGCGCAATGGCCAAGGCCGATCGGTCGCAACTGCCCATGCCAGACCCGCCGTTTGGCGGCAAGATCGGCCCGACCTACCAGGAGTCCACGCCGGAGTGGCCCGCATTGCCGGCCGCGCCCAAGGGCGCTCCGAATGTCGTCATCATCCTGCTCGATGATGTGGGTTTCGGGCAGGCCTCCACGTTTGGCGGACCGGTTCCGACGCCGGCGCTGGACAAGCTCGCCGACGCAGGCCTTCGCTACAACCGCTTCCACACCACTGCCATCTGCGGGCCGTCGCGCGCCGCGCTGATCACCGGGCGCAACCACCACAACTGCGGATCCGGCTTCCTGGCCGAGTGGGCCACGGGATTCCCTTCGTACAACTGCATGATCCCGCAGAGCACCGCGACGATGGGCCGCATCCTGAAGGACAACGGCTACAACACCTCATGGTTCGGCAAGAACCACAACACTCCGGACTGGGAATCCAGTGTCGTTGGCCCCTTCGATCGCTGGCCGACCGGCCTGGGCTTCGACTACTTCTACGGCTTCATCGGTGGCGAGACCCACCAGTACTACCCGGTGCTGTTCGAGAACACGCGGCCGGTCGAGCCGGAGACGTCGCCCGAAGACGGCTACCACTTCATGACCGACATGACCGACCGCGCGATCGGGTGGTTGCGTTACAGCAAGTCCGTCAACCCCGACAAGCCGGTGCTGCTCTACTTCGCACCCGGTGCTGCGCATGCGCCGCATCATTCGCCCAAGGACTGGCGCGACAGGTTCAAGGGACAGTTCGACCAGGGCTGGGACGCCGTGCGCGAGGAAACCTATCAGCGCCAGTTGAAGCTGGGCGTGATTCCGCCGGGCACGCAGAACACGCCGCGTCCGGAATGGGTGAAACCGTGGGACTCGCTCAGCGACGACGAGAAGCGACTGTACGCGCGCTTCATGGAAAACTTCGCCGGCTACCTGTCATTCGCAGATCACGAATGTGGTCGCCTGCTCGACGCTGTCGGTGAGTTGCCCGATGCCGACAACACCCTGGTGTTCTACATCGTCGGCGACAACGGCGCGAGCTCCGAAGGCGGATTCACGGGAACCGTCAACGAGGTGATGAACCTCAACGGCCTGCCCTCCAACCTCGAGGACAATCTCAAGGTCATCGACGAGATCGGCAGCCCGGATACCGAGCCGCACTACCCGCTCGGCTGGGCGTGGGCCGGCAACGCGCCGTTCCAGTGGGTGAAGCAGGTGGCCAGCCACCTGGGCGGCTCACGCAATCCGATGGTCGTGTCGTGGCCTGCGAAGATCAGGGATGTCGGCGGCGTGCGCAGCCAGTTCGCCCACCTCATCGACATCCTTCCCACGGTGCTGGACGTCGCCGGAATTCCCGCGCCTTCGACCGTCAACGGCATTGCACAGAAGCCCATGGACGGCGTGTCGATCGCATCGACCTTCGCCTCGGCCGATGCACGCCCGGTGCGCGAGCAGCAGTACTTCGAAGTATTCAGCAATCGCGCGATCTACGATCAGGGCTGGATCGCATGCGCCCAGCACACCTTTCCGTGGCGACAGGATTTCGCGCCGGGCAACTGGGACAAGGACCGCTGGGAGCTCTATCACCTCGACGAGGATTTCAGCGAGAACGACGACCTGGCACAGAAGCATCCCGACAAGCTCGAGACGCTGAAGAAGCTGTTCGACGAGGCCTGCCAGAAGTACAACGTGCTTCCACTCGACGATCGCGGCTCTGGCCGCCTGACCGAGCCCAAGCCGCCGCCGGGTGGTGCGGACCCGAAGCGCCGGCGCTTCACCTATTTCCCCGGCGCCGTGCGGCTGGCCGAAACGGCCGCGCCCAACACGAAGAACCGCTCGCACCGCATCGATGTCACCATCGAGAAGAAAGGCGACGGTGTGTTGCTCGCGGAGGGTGGCCAGTCGGCGGGATTCGTCCTGTACGTGAAGGGCGGAAAGCCGTACTACCACTACAACTTCTTCGAGATGGAACGTACATCCGTGGAGTCCAGCGTCGAGCTTCCGGACGGCCGTTGCACCGTCTCGTTCGAGTTCCGCTACGACGGTGGTGGCGCCGGCAAGGGTGGCGAGGCGGTACTCATCGTCGATGGCAACGAAGTCGGCAAGCAGCGCATTGAACGCACCGTCGCCGGCCGCTTCGGCATCGACACGTTCGGCGTCGGCTGCGACACCGGCTCACCCGTGTGCAAGGACTACAAGCCGCCCTTTGCGTTCGACGGCGTCATTGGCCAGGTCGACATCGTGCTCGGCGACCCCGGACTCAGCGAGGACGAAGAACGCGTGATGCAGGCCAGATTCCACGCGGGCATCAACTACTAGGACGCGCGGGCGGACACGCGAACGTCCGCTTTACCGATGGCGGACGATCGCTATCGGCGCGATAGCGTCATCCAAAGACGTCTCGCTCTAGCGGACTTCGCGCATACATCGTGCAACCCGGTGACACGAGTGACTCGCCCGACAGCAACCTTGCGGGCCCCTTCATGACGGGGTGTCCAGATCGCCCCATTCGCGTTGCCGGTTGACCTGGGTCAAAGGCGTCTGCCCGCCCAGGATGGATGCTTGAGCGTCCCGACCGTCAAGCTGGGGTGGAGTGGCAGTGAACGACAGCGCAGGTTCCAGGAACAGGACGATCGACGTCGACGCCGGGTTGGTGGCGGGCCATCTGGGCCTGGCGGTTGCCGAGTTCAAGCAACTGATGGAGCGCAGGCAGATCACGTTGCTGTGCGAACGAGGCGTCGCCGAGGACGTGGGCACGTATCGGGCCAGCTTCTATTACGCCAGGCGCAAGGTGCGACTGGTGCTGGATCATGCTGGGCGAGTGCTCTCCGTGACGACCTAGTTCCCGCAGGGTGTTCGAAGCGGCGCAAGCACAAGGCATGAGACGGCGTATGTGGATCGCCCGGGCTCATTGAAGCAAAGCCAGCAACGCACCGAGCGGATGATGCCGAACGCAAGCAGGCCAGCGCATAGCTCACCGCCTGTTGCCTGCGCCCTCGTCGCATCGTCAACACACCCAGCACCACGACAGCCTGCATGCCATTGCGTCGGGCGCGGCAGGCGGTCTCACCGCCTACCGCTCGGGTCATCAGCCGCGGTCGACTGGTTCACCCTCTCCGGACAGCGCCGTGTCGCGGTTCGGCGCGATCCACAGACGCAGGACGAACCAGGCCAATGCCAGGGCGCCGACGCTGAAGATCATGTCGCCGGGGACGCGCATCCACACCAGCATCGATACGATCGGCTTCTGCATGAACTCCGCGGAACGCGCGTAGGCGTAGCCGTGTTCGATTGCCGCGAGCAGTTGCATGGTGCCCAGCGGCAGCAGCGTCAGCAATGCCATCAGCGCCAACCCGATGTTGAGACACCAGAAAGCGGTCTTGAGCGCCCCGGTGTTCCAGCGCATCTGACCGCGCAGGCCACGCAGGCAGAACAGCACCAGGGCGATGCCCAGCATGCCGTAGACGCCGAACAGCGCGGTGTGGCCGTGCAGCGGGGTCAGGTTGAGCCCCTGCATGAAGTACAGCGAAAGTGGCGGATTGATCAGGAACCCGAACAGACCGGCACCCACCAGATTCCAGAACGACACCGCGATGAAGAACGCCACTGGCCAGCGGTAGCGCACCATCCATGGAGTGGACTGCCCCAGCTTGTAGGTGTGGTACGCCTCGAATCCAAGGTAGGCCAATGGCACCACCTCCAGCGCACTGAAACTGGCCCCCAGGGCCACCACCGCGGTTGGGGTCCCGACGAAGTACAGGTGATGCAGCGTGCCGAGCACGCCGCCGGCCATGAACACGATCGTCGCGAACAGCACCGCGACGGTCGCGGTCGAGGTTCGGATGAGGCCCAGACGGGTAAAGATCAGGGCCATCACGGCCGTCGCGAAGACCTCGAAGAAGCCTTCGACCCACAGGTGCACCAGCCACCAGCGCCAATACTCCACTTCGGAGATGTGGGTGTGCTCGCCCCACATCAGTGCCGAGGCGAAGAACAGGCCTATGGCCGCGGTGGACATGAACAGCAGACCGATGATGTGCCGCGCTTCGTTGGTCTTGTCGCGAAGCACCGGCCACAACGCCCTGCCGACCAGGCTGACCCATAGCAACAACCCGACGAACAGGTACCACTGCCAGAAGCGCCCCATGTCGGCGTACTCCCAGCCCTGATGGCCGAACCAGAAGTTGC
It includes:
- a CDS encoding LacI family DNA-binding transcriptional regulator, with protein sequence MEKPAKAVRRKGRAVTIDEVALQAGVSPMTVSRVINGQGQVRDSTRERVMRTVHELGYRPNLAASTLAAAQHTCIALIYTNPSSSYLRELLVGALSGSARAAAQLVIASWDALDADAQRNAARQLAGNVAGVILPPPLSESEAIVSEFVNAGIPVVSIASGRLGDDISCVRIDDVLASREITEHLIRHGHRRIGYIKGDPHHTDSEHRFTGFKTALRDAGIVLDDALVAQGYYTYRSGLDAAEQLLSLDEPPTAIFASNDDMAAAVVSVAHRRGIDVPGGLSVVGFDDTFAATMVWPELTTVRQPIAQMADTAIDILLRALRRRDDSARTVINHVVPHQLIARDSVAPLDAATSARPHRDAESPEGPRPPHG
- a CDS encoding arylsulfatase, which codes for MAKADRSQLPMPDPPFGGKIGPTYQESTPEWPALPAAPKGAPNVVIILLDDVGFGQASTFGGPVPTPALDKLADAGLRYNRFHTTAICGPSRAALITGRNHHNCGSGFLAEWATGFPSYNCMIPQSTATMGRILKDNGYNTSWFGKNHNTPDWESSVVGPFDRWPTGLGFDYFYGFIGGETHQYYPVLFENTRPVEPETSPEDGYHFMTDMTDRAIGWLRYSKSVNPDKPVLLYFAPGAAHAPHHSPKDWRDRFKGQFDQGWDAVREETYQRQLKLGVIPPGTQNTPRPEWVKPWDSLSDDEKRLYARFMENFAGYLSFADHECGRLLDAVGELPDADNTLVFYIVGDNGASSEGGFTGTVNEVMNLNGLPSNLEDNLKVIDEIGSPDTEPHYPLGWAWAGNAPFQWVKQVASHLGGSRNPMVVSWPAKIRDVGGVRSQFAHLIDILPTVLDVAGIPAPSTVNGIAQKPMDGVSIASTFASADARPVREQQYFEVFSNRAIYDQGWIACAQHTFPWRQDFAPGNWDKDRWELYHLDEDFSENDDLAQKHPDKLETLKKLFDEACQKYNVLPLDDRGSGRLTEPKPPPGGADPKRRRFTYFPGAVRLAETAAPNTKNRSHRIDVTIEKKGDGVLLAEGGQSAGFVLYVKGGKPYYHYNFFEMERTSVESSVELPDGRCTVSFEFRYDGGGAGKGGEAVLIVDGNEVGKQRIERTVAGRFGIDTFGVGCDTGSPVCKDYKPPFAFDGVIGQVDIVLGDPGLSEDEERVMQARFHAGINY
- a CDS encoding DUF6522 family protein; this translates as MNDSAGSRNRTIDVDAGLVAGHLGLAVAEFKQLMERRQITLLCERGVAEDVGTYRASFYYARRKVRLVLDHAGRVLSVTT